One genomic segment of Paenibacillus xylanexedens includes these proteins:
- a CDS encoding SDR family oxidoreductase produces MTQNDRFLVYGASGSQGGAVAQLLVQHGCEVRTITRNEATANTLKEQNIEAFIGDLSDVEQLHTAHEGVSKVFLNLPVEFNPDKIRQYTKNAIDAAIQANVKLIVVNTGTYVPDPITHSKGIELKREVIHELQQSGLPYIIVEPIVYLENFLIPGILNNGVLAYPVPADKPISWISLNDAAQFHYYALTHSELAGSIIPAPGLEALTGTQLAEQFSAVLGEKISFMSLPFDHFEAAIQPLLGSETAAGLKGLYQWIDGHTDLLPRYEELDDNIKANLKLTKISDWIHQTMIK; encoded by the coding sequence ATGACACAGAATGATCGATTTTTAGTATATGGGGCATCGGGCTCCCAAGGCGGCGCTGTCGCTCAATTACTCGTTCAACACGGTTGTGAGGTTCGCACGATTACTCGAAATGAGGCAACAGCCAACACACTGAAGGAACAAAACATTGAAGCTTTCATCGGGGATCTATCAGATGTGGAACAGCTCCATACGGCGCATGAAGGTGTAAGTAAAGTCTTCCTGAACCTGCCGGTGGAGTTCAATCCGGATAAGATCAGACAATATACTAAAAATGCAATTGATGCTGCTATACAGGCAAACGTTAAATTGATTGTAGTTAACACAGGTACCTATGTTCCTGACCCTATCACCCATTCCAAAGGAATTGAATTGAAACGTGAAGTTATCCACGAATTGCAGCAAAGTGGTCTTCCATATATCATTGTGGAACCCATTGTATACTTGGAAAACTTCCTGATTCCCGGAATACTGAACAATGGCGTTTTGGCCTACCCGGTACCAGCAGACAAGCCGATCTCCTGGATTAGCTTAAACGATGCAGCTCAATTCCACTATTATGCCTTGACTCATTCGGAATTGGCAGGAAGCATTATCCCAGCACCCGGATTAGAAGCCCTGACAGGTACACAATTAGCGGAACAATTCAGTGCTGTATTAGGTGAAAAGATCAGCTTCATGTCTCTTCCTTTTGATCATTTTGAAGCAGCGATTCAGCCTTTGTTGGGAAGTGAGACAGCAGCAGGTCTTAAAGGATTGTACCAATGGATTGATGGGCATACAGATCTTCTTCCACGGTATGAAGAGTTAGATGATAATATCAAAGCCAATCTTAAATTAACCAAAATAAGCGATTGGATTCATCAAACAATGATTAAATAA
- a CDS encoding winged helix-turn-helix transcriptional regulator, whose product MNIESVEDRCPVEFAVNMIGGKWKLLIINRLIRHSTIRFNELQKMLDPITHRTLTRQLRELEEAGLINRVTHPVVPPKVEYSLTEKGQSLTSILFQLGDWGSKHM is encoded by the coding sequence ATGAATATAGAATCTGTGGAGGACCGTTGTCCTGTTGAGTTTGCAGTCAATATGATTGGTGGGAAATGGAAGTTATTAATTATAAATCGGCTCATCCGCCATTCAACAATTCGATTCAATGAATTACAGAAAATGCTGGACCCCATTACGCATCGCACATTAACCAGGCAATTACGAGAACTTGAAGAAGCTGGTTTGATAAACCGTGTTACCCACCCTGTAGTTCCGCCTAAAGTCGAATATTCCCTTACAGAAAAAGGACAAAGCCTGACTTCGATCTTGTTTCAGCTAGGTGATTGGGGATCGAAACATATGTAA